From the genome of Pseudomonas mohnii:
TCACCGGTCGCGCCGAAGGCCTGTCGATCAGTTTCGAGGCGCACTTGCTGGGCTCAAAGATCGAGTATGACGAAGAGGCCGGTACGCTGATCATCAAGGGCCTGCCCACTTCGCTCACCGACCAGCTCAAGCGACGCAACTGATGCTGGGCAGGGTGTTGAAGAAATGCCTGCTGATCCTGCTGGTGGTCGTGGTCTACCAGAACTGGGGCAAGATCGAGCGCCTGATGGACCCGACCCGGTTGGTGTCCGAGCAGATGCAGCTCAAAGCCAATGTCGTGATCTACAGCACTGACTGGTGCGGCTACTGCAAACAGACCCGGCGCTTTCTCGATCAAAGGAACATTCCGTACAAGGAATTCGATATCGAAAAGGATGCGGTGGCGCGCAAGGACTATGAAGCGCTGGGCGGCGGCGGGATTCCGATCATCAATGTGAACGGAACGCTGATTCGCAAATATGACCCGGATGCCATTCTGGCCGCATTGAAGTAACCCTGCAGGAGCGAGCAAGCGCGCTCCTGCAGGGACTGTCAGGCCGCTTCGATCCGGAAACCGAACCGCGGAAAGTGCACATGCACCAGACCGCCACGCTCGTCTTCGCGACGAAGAATCAATTCCTCTCGGCCGGCAAACAACAACTCACCCGCCACCGGATCGACGCCATAGTCGGTTGCTGCGATCACCACCGGCTGGCCCGCCTTGAAACCATTCGGTTCATCGAACTGCTCGTCCGGCAATGCGGCCGGCGTGGAAGCCCGCGCCACTTGCAACGCCTCTTCGGCGGTCATCTCGTTCGAGGCGCCATGGCCGAACCCCAACACACGGGCATGCCATGCGGCCACCGCCGGATAGTTATCCACAAGCGCAGACGTCACCGGCGTCGCCTTGAGAAACCATAACGAATGCGCCAGGGCGAAGTCGGCAATCGACGGTTCGCCGAACAGGTAATCCCCCTCCTCGCGCTGCAGCTGTTGTTCCAGCCGCGACATGATCGTCGGCCATTGATGCCTGGCCTGCTCCGCCGACAGGCGCGTGGCGCTGCCGCCGCTGAACAGCCCGGCGCGGTCGGCGATAAAGGCCTTGATCGCTTCTGGCGACAAATTGCCGAAGCGCACCGCCATCGATTCCGGCTGGAACACCAGGCTGACCGCATGCTGGAACACCACCGAATCGGCCCAGCTGGCGAAGCTGGCGGTGATCATTTCCTGGCCTTCCGGGAAGAACGCCGGCAGGGCTTTTTCCTGCTCCAGACGACGGGCGATCAACGAAGTGTCGCAATAAATATCCGCGCCGATTTGCAGCACCGGGGTCTTGCGATAGCCACCGGTCAACGCGGTCAGGTCGGGTTTGGGCATCACCGGTGAGATCTTCACCGAGCGCCAGGACAATCCCTTGAAGCCCAGCAGCAAACGCGCCTTTTCGGCAAATGGGGACGTCGGGTAATGATGCAGGATCAACTCGGACATGCTCGGCTCCGCCGCACGAATAGGAATTCGCAGCTTAGCGCGCAATCGGTTAGCGGCCTACAGATCTGCCTGATGGGAACTGATCAGTCAGAGTGATAAGCCCGCGTTCGCGCTGGCCACCAGGCATTCCTTGGCGCTTTTCTTGAGCTTCTTGATCAGGCGCTCCTGCCGCAGCGCTTCGCTTTTATCACGACAGGCTTCGGTGTAGACCAGTGCCATGGCCGGGCTGGAAAGAAAGAAGCGTGCCCCTTTGCCGCTTTGATGCTTGGCAAATCGGCGCACGGGATCGTCGCTGATCCCGCAGTAGAGCGAACCATTGGCCGCGCGCACGAGATAGACGAACCAGGGTTTGCTCACCGCGGTGGCGGCGTCGACAGGGCTTTCGCTGGGGGCGTTCACTTAACGATCAGTGCTTGAAGGGGACAAACCGCGATCTTATCAGCGGCTGGCCTGGAATGCCTTCAAACCCTTCAAGGCCTGAGCACGAACAGCGTTGCTCACCAACGGCGTCCAACCGAGCAGCAGGCCTTTGAAACCCAGTGCCTGACGCGACCACTTCCACAGATCGAAGCTGTCGTGATGCTCGCAAATCTTGCCG
Proteins encoded in this window:
- a CDS encoding glutaredoxin family protein, coding for MLGRVLKKCLLILLVVVVYQNWGKIERLMDPTRLVSEQMQLKANVVIYSTDWCGYCKQTRRFLDQRNIPYKEFDIEKDAVARKDYEALGGGGIPIINVNGTLIRKYDPDAILAALK
- a CDS encoding glutathione S-transferase family protein, translating into MSELILHHYPTSPFAEKARLLLGFKGLSWRSVKISPVMPKPDLTALTGGYRKTPVLQIGADIYCDTSLIARRLEQEKALPAFFPEGQEMITASFASWADSVVFQHAVSLVFQPESMAVRFGNLSPEAIKAFIADRAGLFSGGSATRLSAEQARHQWPTIMSRLEQQLQREEGDYLFGEPSIADFALAHSLWFLKATPVTSALVDNYPAVAAWHARVLGFGHGASNEMTAEEALQVARASTPAALPDEQFDEPNGFKAGQPVVIAATDYGVDPVAGELLFAGREELILRREDERGGLVHVHFPRFGFRIEAA
- a CDS encoding GIY-YIG nuclease family protein produces the protein MNAPSESPVDAATAVSKPWFVYLVRAANGSLYCGISDDPVRRFAKHQSGKGARFFLSSPAMALVYTEACRDKSEALRQERLIKKLKKSAKECLVASANAGLSL